The region TGAAGGTGCTGCGTATGCCGATGGCGTCCGCGAAAGAGCCCGACAGCATCAGCGAAACCGACATCACCGTTGACCATATCGCTATCATGGAGCCGGCTTTCACATCGCTCATTCCCAGGTCGGCGGACAGCCACAGCACCAGCGTGGAGTTCATCACCCCGTAGGCGACTATTTCCAGCATATACGCGGCGTAGGTGGCCCACAGCTCGCGCGGGGCGGTTTTGAGGACGGTGAACTTTTCAATGAATTTGCGCATGTTTTGGTTTCCTGCTTATCGCGAAGCGGTAGATTGCTATCACTATCAGCGCGTACAGCGCGGTTGAAAGCGCGTCTTCAAACAGGCTTGCGCTTGCGGTGCGCAGCCTTACCGCCCTATCCAGCCCAAGCACTGTTATGCCCGCGATGGCGATTCCCATCAGCGCGTCGCCCGCGATAAGGCCGGAGCAGTAGAGCGAGCCGGGGTCGTCCTCGCCAATCGGCGCGTCCGAACTGTGTTTTTTTGAGACGAACCAGGCAACGGCGCCGCCGACCAGTATCATCGGCCAGTTGGTTATCGGCAGATACATCCCGATGGCAAAGGCCAGCGCGGATACGTCGCAGAGCTCGCATACAAGGCCTATTCCCGCGCCCAGCGCCAGCAGCGTCCACGGCAAACCGCCGCCGGTGGCGCCCTCCACCAGCTTGGCCATAAGCTGCGCCTGAGGCGCTTCCAGCGCGCGCGGATGCAGCGCGTCAACCGCGCCGAAGCCGCAGGCCTTATAAAGGATAATCAATATAAAGCCGGATAACACCGCCGAGGCCGCCGTGCTCATAATCTGGGCCAGTTGCACTTTCCATGGTGTCGCGCCGATAAGCGCGGCGCATTTTAAATCCTGCGACAGGTCGCCGGAGAGCGATATCGCTATGCACACCGCCGCCCCGCCGGTGATGGCCGCGATTTTTACGGTTTGCGACGGGTGGCCTATCGCGATGAAAAGCAGCGTCATCGCCAGCAGCGCGGTGATTGTCATGCCGGAGACGGGCTGATTCGTCGTTCCTATAAGCCCCACCATCCGCGCGCTGACCGCCACGAAAAACATGCTGACCACCACGATAATCACCGCCTCCCAAAATCCCAGGTGAAAGGGCGGATACAGCCACAGGAAAACGAAAGTGGCCGCTATTCCCGCGCCGACCAGCGGCATGGGAATGTCATGCTCTGTGCGTTTTGCCGCGCAGGACTGGGCCGACTTAAGCGCGGCGAAATGAAACACCGCCCAGCCTATCCCCGCGCCGATTACGCCATAGAGCAGAAACTTCGCTATGCCGCCAACCCAGGATTCCGCCCCGACGCCGAATACGAAGCCTCCCGCCAGAAAGCCCAGTATCGCGCCGCCTATGGCGATGCTGTTATGCTCCGGGTCGCGCGCGACGGGCTGTTCCGTCTGCGCGTCCGCAGCCTGCTTGCCGCCGCGCAGCGCGCACACGCCGTGGGTGAAAGAGGAAATTATATCCGGCATGGAGCGCAGCACGCCGATTAGTCCGCCGAAGGCCACCCCCCCCGCCCCGATATAGCGGAGATAGTTTAGCCGCAGGTCGTCTGTTACCATCGTGTCTATCGGCACGGTTCCGGGGGCGACGATGTTGTGCCCGCCGAAGGCGTGAATCAGCGGTATTATCACCCAGTAGCCGATAATGCCGCCCGCAAACATCACAGCCGAGATTCTCAATCCCACCAGATAGCCTATGCCCGCGAAAAGCGGCGACACCTCGTAGCCGAACCCCGCCTGATGCAGTTTCGGAAAAGTCCACATGATTACGTCTTTGAACAGACAGAAAGCCGACATCGCGAATTTGAAAAGCCCGCCGGTAAGCATTCCGGCGAAAACCGGCATGGCGCTGGCGCCGCCGGCGTCGCCGGCAATAAGCACCTTGGCGCAGGCGCTGCCTTCGGGGAACGGCAGCTTTTTATGCTCTTTTACCACAAGCGACTGGCGCAGCGGTATCATCATCAGCAGCCCCAACAGCCCGCCCGCCATGCCCAGCAGAAAGACGTTTTTGTTGGAAATCTCGCCGCCCAGGAAAATAATCGCCACGACGGTGAAAATCACCCCCGCCGCAAGCGACTCGCCGGTGGAGGCGAAAGCGTGGACAATGTTGTTTTCCAGAATGGTGCCGGTTCTGCCCAGCAGCCTGGGCAGTATCATGCGCAGCGTCGCCATGGAGATAATCGCCGACGGTATGGACGCCGAAACCGTCATCCCGATTTTAAGCCCCAGGTAGGCGTTGGCCGCGTTGAACACAACCGACAGCACAAGCCCCAGCAGCACCGCCTGAAGGGTGAATTCCGCCGCGGTTTTTTCAGGCGGAATGTAGGGGCGCAGTTCGTCTTTATGCGTTGTCATTCGGCCATGCGGGCAATCGCTCCCAGCGTTATCTCCGCGCAGCTGAAAAAGTCGTCAAGGCCGAGGTATTCGGCTGTCGTGTGCGGCTCCCACATCCCGCAGCCCAGATTGGGCGTTATTATGCCGTGCGCGGCGAATATGTTGGCGTCGCTTCCCCCGCCGCCCGGTTTCTGCTCCAGCTTTATCCCAATGGCTTTGGCGGATGCCGTCAGCGCGGCCAAAACCTTCGCCTGCGGCGGGATTTTCATGGCGGGATAGGTGTTGGTGTTGGCGCATTCTATCCGCGCGCGGACGGTTTTGCCGTCCAGTTTTATGGCGGAGCGTTTCGCCGCCGTCTCAAGCGCGGCTTTCATATGCGCGGTCTGGCGGCGCAGCTTGGCGGGGTTATGGCTGCGCGCCTCGGCCCTCATGGTTACGAGCGGGGTGATGATATTTGTCGCGCTTCCGCCGGAGATTACGCCCACGTTGGCGGTGGTTTCAAAATCAATGCGCCCGAGCTTCATTCGGGAGACCGCCTCCGCCGCAACGCGCACCGCCGAGATGCCGCGCTCCGGGAACATCCCCGCGTGCGCCGCCAGTCCGATGACATTGATTTCCATGCGGTCCGCCGCCGGAGCCGTAACCGTAACCTCTTTGGCGGATTCCGAATCCAGCACAATCCCCGTGCGGGATTTAAGCAGCGAAAAGTCCAGATGTTTGGCGCCCAGCAGCCCCACTTCCTCGCACACCGTGAAAACGATTTCCAGCGGCGGATGCGGCAGCCCGCGCTCTTTCAGAATCCGCAGCGTTTCCAGAATGACGGCGATGCCGGACTTGCAGTCCGCGCCCAGTATGGTGGTTCCGTCGGAGGTGATGCGGTCGCGCTTTATCTGCGGCTTGATGCCCTTTCCGGGCGAAACCGTGTCCATGTGCGACGACAAAAGCACAGGCGCCAATCGCGCATCTCCCGGAAATTTGGCGACAAGGTTTCCCGTCTGCGAGCCGGTTTTGGCAGCCGACCTGTCAAAGGCGGTTTTGCAGCCCAGTTCTTTGAGTATTTTATCCAGCCGCGCGGCGATTTTTCCTTCCTCGCGGGTTTGAGAGTCTATCCTGACCAGTTCCACGAAAGCGGACACCATCCGCTTTCTGCTCGCGGTGTCAATAAATGGCATGAGCAGAGTATATCAATAAATCCCCATTCGGTTCGCTGTTGCCGGTGCGCGGTTCGGGACAAGCGTGCCATCATAGTCAATCCAGAATAGCGTGCCGCATATTCGGTTGAAAGGATATAAAGGGAGAGTCCGGATAATCTGCGAAAATCTGTGATCCGTCTGTGGATTATATGCCGCGGTTTTTGTTGCGCGCGGGCGCGGGGCATGGTATAATAATGTTGCACTGGTTCAGCAGGAGGATGTATGCCGACTTCCAAAATGCGGGTTATGACTGTGTTAAACCGCGCAGACTACGCGATGCTGTTCAGCCTTTCAAAACGGCAGCAGAAATCCATCAGCCAGGAGATACGCGAATCCATCCTTGAACGGCTTGCGCGCGAGGACGACAGGCGGCTTTACGCCGTCTCGGAAAAACGCTACAAAAGCTATCTCAAGACGAAAAAATTCGTTTCCTACCGCAGCCTCAGGGGAAAAGGATGCACGAAGTAGTTTTCGCCGAAGGCGCGTTCAAAATATATGACAGGCTGCCGCGCAATCTTAAAGAGCGGGTCAACCGGGTTATAGAAGAGCGGCTGGAAAAAGAGCCTTTCCTGTACGGCGAGCCGCTGCGGTACGGCTTTATCGGATTTTGGAAAATAAGAACCGGCAAGCTGCGGATAATCTATAAGCCGGAAGACACCGGCAGAATCGTAATAACCGATATGGATTTCCGCAAAGAAGTCTACGGACAGCATTGAACTCCCATCCGGCGCGGGTTCCGCGGATTTTTCCATGTAAAATTCCCTGCCGTTATCCGCGGTCGTTTGTGGAACCCCGGTTCGCGTTTTTTGCGTTGGGCGTCGGAAAAATAGTACAGTATAACCGTTATCCCGCCGCGAAGGCGGGATTTTTTGCGGGAGCTTCTTGTTATGGACAACCGTCGCCAGGACGTGCGCAATATCGCCATCATCGCCCATGTGGATCACGGCAAAACCACTCTCGTGGACGCGATGCTTA is a window of Elusimicrobiales bacterium DNA encoding:
- a CDS encoding OPT/YSL family transporter, producing the protein MTTHKDELRPYIPPEKTAAEFTLQAVLLGLVLSVVFNAANAYLGLKIGMTVSASIPSAIISMATLRMILPRLLGRTGTILENNIVHAFASTGESLAAGVIFTVVAIIFLGGEISNKNVFLLGMAGGLLGLLMMIPLRQSLVVKEHKKLPFPEGSACAKVLIAGDAGGASAMPVFAGMLTGGLFKFAMSAFCLFKDVIMWTFPKLHQAGFGYEVSPLFAGIGYLVGLRISAVMFAGGIIGYWVIIPLIHAFGGHNIVAPGTVPIDTMVTDDLRLNYLRYIGAGGVAFGGLIGVLRSMPDIISSFTHGVCALRGGKQAADAQTEQPVARDPEHNSIAIGGAILGFLAGGFVFGVGAESWVGGIAKFLLYGVIGAGIGWAVFHFAALKSAQSCAAKRTEHDIPMPLVGAGIAATFVFLWLYPPFHLGFWEAVIIVVVSMFFVAVSARMVGLIGTTNQPVSGMTITALLAMTLLFIAIGHPSQTVKIAAITGGAAVCIAISLSGDLSQDLKCAALIGATPWKVQLAQIMSTAASAVLSGFILIILYKACGFGAVDALHPRALEAPQAQLMAKLVEGATGGGLPWTLLALGAGIGLVCELCDVSALAFAIGMYLPITNWPMILVGGAVAWFVSKKHSSDAPIGEDDPGSLYCSGLIAGDALMGIAIAGITVLGLDRAVRLRTASASLFEDALSTALYALIVIAIYRFAISRKPKHAQIH
- a CDS encoding M20/M25/M40 family metallo-hydrolase; amino-acid sequence: MPFIDTASRKRMVSAFVELVRIDSQTREEGKIAARLDKILKELGCKTAFDRSAAKTGSQTGNLVAKFPGDARLAPVLLSSHMDTVSPGKGIKPQIKRDRITSDGTTILGADCKSGIAVILETLRILKERGLPHPPLEIVFTVCEEVGLLGAKHLDFSLLKSRTGIVLDSESAKEVTVTAPAADRMEINVIGLAAHAGMFPERGISAVRVAAEAVSRMKLGRIDFETTANVGVISGGSATNIITPLVTMRAEARSHNPAKLRRQTAHMKAALETAAKRSAIKLDGKTVRARIECANTNTYPAMKIPPQAKVLAALTASAKAIGIKLEQKPGGGGSDANIFAAHGIITPNLGCGMWEPHTTAEYLGLDDFFSCAEITLGAIARMAE
- a CDS encoding type II toxin-antitoxin system RelE/ParE family toxin, with translation MHEVVFAEGAFKIYDRLPRNLKERVNRVIEERLEKEPFLYGEPLRYGFIGFWKIRTGKLRIIYKPEDTGRIVITDMDFRKEVYGQH